Part of the Geoalkalibacter ferrihydriticus DSM 17813 genome is shown below.
CCGGAAAGGTGCGCGCCGCCGCATCGGCGCGCGGGATGATGGCGCTGACCTTTCCGGAAAAGTCGCGGCCGGGCAAGGCGTCGAAGCGAACCCGCGCATGGCTTCCGAGGCTGATCAGTGACAGATGCTGCTCGGGAACCGGCACCATGACGTGAACCACGGACAGATCGTCGAGGTGCACCACCTCGTCGCCCTCGCGCACCCATTGGCCGACCTCGGTGGCCTCGAAGGCGATGCGCCCGGCGAAGGGGGCGCGGATGGTCATGCGCGCCAGACGGTCCTCCAGGCTGCGCAGCGCGGCGCGTCGGCTTTGGGCGGATTGCTGCAGGGCGTCATGCTCGGTCTCGCGGCTCTGCAACTCCTCTTCGGAAATGAAGTTCTGATCAAAAAGTTCCCGCGCCCGGCGCCGATCGGCCTGCGCTTTGACAATGCGTGACTGAACCTCGCCCAGGGCGGCACGGGCTTCCTCCAGTGCCAGCTCGGTCCGGTAAGTGCGCAGCTGCGCAAGCACTGCGCCTTGCTCAACCTGGCGGCCGCGCCGGGCGGTCAGGGATTCCACCAGTCCTTCAACCTCGGCGGCGACCGC
Proteins encoded:
- a CDS encoding efflux RND transporter periplasmic adaptor subunit — translated: MPALFALLLILLAPLSLHAQPRPGGGPPAALVVTAPVEEGQPRIPTSLVGISEARYSTAVAAEVEGLVESLTARRGRQVEQGAVLAQLRTYRTELALEEARAALGEVQSRIVKAQADRRRARELFDQNFISEEELQSRETEHDALQQSAQSRRAALRSLEDRLARMTIRAPFAGRIAFEATEVGQWVREGDEVVHLDDLSVVHVMVPVPEQHLSLISLGSHARVRFDALPGRDFSGKVSAIIPRADAAARTFPVQVEVANPHSEILGGMLARVSFTHELQQSALLVPKDAYVLRPDDEGFVVRVVEGKAEIVEVRILAAVADTFAVQVRNGRLEAGDRVVIRGNERLRSGQAVREAATNAGDSGS